One genomic window of Pecten maximus chromosome 3, xPecMax1.1, whole genome shotgun sequence includes the following:
- the LOC117323212 gene encoding alpha-mannosidase 2x-like: protein MKFQQRLLIVAGLGLVAVVGLVVLGNPQLMAILDNLGQSNRPLFRESPYHGRVLRSVSPEVCQGMGTVKPTTTITTQALKNLTTYAMKSNGQYIIPTDTTIDSKEPLTVIVVPHSHNDPGWQRTVEEYYVVSTKNILNNMVAKLRIYPNMTFVWAETVFLSMWWNELDDDVKAQVRRLVRRGQLEIVLGGWVMPDEASTHYYSVIDQLMEGHQWLEENLHTKPVNSWSIDPFGHSGTMPYLWKSAGLENMVIQRIHQSTKAALARNKSLEFNWRQAWDPTGHTDILCHTMPYMLYGTKHTCGPSPDVCLMFDFWQTDSDNRRSFSKPVTVTNVEILASALYRQYKSKASLYRYNTILVPLGDDFRYDRESEWDQQFQNYDMLMQYMNSKEDWNVNIKFGTLSDYFNAVRKSEEIFKQKNSKERFPSLSGDFFPYSDKNNAYWSGYYTTRPFDKKFSRDVQANLRAAEILYTLTIAYMKKWNLPFKFYHETATHLQQARRNLGVFLHHDAITGTSKSYVVEDFERLLNAAYNSTQKVLTIATQTLLTEGRLDTPLIISPTLTYSDHRSLPRKQVIVVVEFGSKVMLYNPSMHERSEMWTLLVNTDHLVVHDSDNQIIPHQINPVWDTKVAVHERVFEIVFLKKLSPLSIETVLLYKEDKVTKGNSFPAEITIYNTKQLSVPPYTRFYQNRPRDSKHFHGPIVLENDFLRAEFSPKDGMLKQIENKATGNMTDVQLEFLQYTSQGSGAYLFYPTSEGAQPSLKGTPVVRVTRGPIMSQVEVIYRHIRHLVQIYHHPGPQGRGLHIENLINMYAQELHDREIIMRFNTNIKNPDLSYYTDENGFQLIGRSTDTKLRIEANYYPMTSMAILEDQLSRLTLHSVQPHGVAGLQQGQLEIMLERQLLYDDERGLGEGVEDNKLTLSRFVLQIEHFTEPHSAKPGVTTFPSLLALSIGEALQQPIVTMYTHVNTDIMARVFTPSQGPLPCDITLVSLRNLVNEVLDYQGTSLVMHRRGYLCSLPSDGTECSLASNVTISSLFKDLPVNGVRETTLTHMYEKRTWSPHSQLAIPPMEISSYKLTL, encoded by the coding sequence ATGAAGTTCCAACAACGCTTGTTGATCGTGGCTGGCCTTGGCCTGGTTGCCGTGGTCGGCCTGGTTGTCCTCGGCAACCCACAGCTCATGGCTATCCTTGACAACCTGGGTCAGAGCAATCGTCCCCTCTTCCGGGAATCACCGTACCATGGCCGTGTGTTGCGGTCCGTGTCCCCCGAAGTCTGCCAAGGCATGGGTACAGTTAAACCCACAACCACCATCACCACGCAGGCATTGAAAAACCTCACCACCTACGCCATGAAAAGCAACGGCCAGTATATAATTCCAACAGACACAACAATAGACTCTAAAGAGCCACTGACAGTTATCGTGGTGCCGCACAGCCACAACGACCCCGGGTGGCAACGCACTGTGGAGGAGTACTATGTCGTCTCGACCAAAAATATTCTCAACAACATGGTGGCTAAACTAAGGATTTACCCGAATATGACCTTCGTCTGGGCAGAGACGGTGTTTCTGAGTATGTGGTGGAATGAGCTGGACGACGACGTCAAGGCTCAGGTTCGCCGCCTCGTGAGACGCGGCCAGCTAGAGATCGTCCTCGGTGGCTGGGTGATGCCAGATGAGGCCAGCACACATTACTATTCAGTCATTGACCAGCTAATGGAAGGCCACCAGTGGCTTGAGGAAAATCTCCATACCAAACCAGTAAACAGCTGGTCAATCGACCCGTTCGGACATTCCGGTACAATGCCGTATTTGTGGAAAAGTGCAGGTCTTGAAAACATGGTTATTCAGCGCATACACCAATCTACAAAGGCCGCCCTAGCGAGGAATAAAAGTTTAGAATTTAACTGGCGTCAGGCGTGGGACCCCACCGGGCACACAGACATCCTGTGTCACACCATGCCGTATATGTTGTACGGCACCAAACATACCTGTGGTCCCAGCCCCGATGTCTGTCTGATGTTCGATTTCTGGCAGACTGACAGTGACAACCGGCGATCCTTCTCAAAACCTGTCACTGTAACAAACGTAGAGATTCTGGCTTCAGctctttatagacagtataaaTCTAAGGCCAGTTTGTATCGGTACAACACCATTCTTGTTCCACTGGGTGACGATTTCCGGTATGACAGAGAATCGGAGTGGGACCAGCAGTTCCAAAATTACGATATGCTTATGCAGTACATGAACTCAAAAGAGGACTGGAATGTCAATATTAAATTTGGAACACTGTCCGATTACTTCAACGCTGTGCGGAAATCTGaagaaatatttaaacagaAAAATTCAAAGGAACGATTCCCTTCCCTTAGCGGTGATTTCTTTCCATATTCTGATAAAAATAATGCATATTGGTCAGGATATTATACAACCCGACCGTTCGATAAAAAGTTCTCAAGGGATGTTCAGGCAAATCTGAGGGCGGCAgaaatattgtatacacttaCAATAGCTTATATGAAAAAGTGGAATCTACCGTTTAAATTTTATCATGAGACTGCAACACATTTACAACAAGCTCGGCGAAACCTGGGTGTGTTTCTTCACCATGATGCCATCACTGGTACATCCAAGTCTTACGTTGTAGAGGACTTCGAGCGCCTACTAAATGCAGCATATAACAGTACTCAGAAAGTTTTGACGATTGCGACACAAACACTATTGACTGAGGGCCGATTAGATACACCTCTAATCATTAGTCCAACTCTAACATACAGTGACCATCGGTCACTCCCTCGTAAACAGGTGATCGTTGTTGTCGAGTTCGGTAGCAAGGTCATGCTGTACAATCCCTCCATGCATGAGCGGTCAGAGATGTGGACATTACTGGTAAATACTGATCACCTTGTTGTTCATGACTCGGACAACCAAATTATACCCCACCAGATCAACCCTGTCTGGGACACTAAGGTCGCTGTACATGAACGTGTTTTCGAGATAGTATTTCTCaaaaagttatctcccttgtcaaTAGAAACTGTTTTGCTGTATAAAGAAGACAAAGTAACAAAAGGGAATTCCTTCCCCGCGGAGATCACCATCTATAATACAAAACAACTATCTGTACCACCATATACTCGCTTCTATCAGAACAGGCCTCGTGACTCGAAACATTTCCATGGACCTATAGTAttggaaaatgattttttacGGGCAGAATTTAGTCCCAAGGATGGGATGCTTAAACAAATAGAGAATAAAGCAACTGGAAACATGACAGATGTACAACTTGAGTTTCTACAATACACTTCACAAGGTAGTGGTGCATACCTTTTCTACCCTACATCAGAGGGGGCTCAGCCATCACTGAAGGGCACTCCTGTTGTCAGGGTAACCCGAGGGCCGATCATGTCTCAAGTGGAAGTTATATACCGTCACATCCGGCACCTCGTTCAAATCTACCACCACCCTGGGCCACAAGGCCGAGGTCTTCATATAGAGAACCTCATCAACATGTACGCACAGGAGCTCCACGATCGGGAGATCATAATGAGGTTTAACACCAACATCAAAAATCCAGATTTGTCGTACTATACAGATGAGAACGGCTTCCAGCTGATTGGTCGTTCCACAGACACCAAGCTCCGTATAGAGGCCAACTACTACCCAATGACAAGTATGGCGATACTAGAGGACCAACTTAGTCGTCTAACATTACACTCGGTCCAACCACACGGTGTGGCTGGGCTTCAACAGGGCCAACTTGAGATCATGCTGGAAAGACAGTTACTGTACGACGATGAGCGGGGCCTCGGGGAGGGCGTGGAAGACAATAAACTCACACTCAGTAGGTTTGTTTTACAAATTGAACATTTTACTGAACCACACTCAGCAAAGCCAGGGGTGACAACCTTCCCCTCTCTGCTGGCATTATCTATAGGGGAGGCCCTACAACAGCCTATTGTGACTATGTACACGCATGTAAACACTGACATTATGGCCCGAGTGTTCACACCCTCCCAGGGCCCCCTTCCATGTGATATAACACTAGTTAGTCTTCGAAATCTTGTTAACGAGGTTCTGGACTACCAAGGCACAAGTTTAGTGATGCATCGTCGTGGATACCTGTGTTCCCTTCCCTCGGATGGCACAGAGTGTTCTCTGGCTTCTAATGTGACAATTAGTTCACTTTTCAAAGATTTACCTGTGAACggtgtaagggagacaactcttactCATATGTATGAGAAGAGAACATGGAGCCCACATTCCCAACTTGCTATACCTCCAATGGAGATATCTTCCTATAAAttgaccttgtga
- the LOC117324616 gene encoding FMRFamide-related peptides type HF-4-like, with the protein MYLVSEQIDPFSSIKQIDPFSSIKQIDPFSSIKQIGPFSSIKQIDPFSSIKQINPFSSIKQIDPFSSIKQIDPFSSIKQIDPFSSIKQIDPFSSIKQINPFSSIKQIDPFSSINRSTLSPVQNSV; encoded by the coding sequence ATGTACCTAGTGTCAGAGCAGATCGACCCTTTCTCCAGTATAAAACAGATCGACCCTTTCTCCAGTATAAAACAGATTGACCCTTTCTCCAGTATAAAACAGATCGGCCCTTTCTCCAGTATAAAACAGATTGACCCTTTCTCCAGTATAAAACAGATCAACCCTTTCTCCAGTATAAAACAGATCGACCCTTTCTCCAGTATAAAACAGATCGACCCTTTCTCCAGTATAAAACAGATCGACCCTTTCTCCAGTATAAAACAGATTGACCCTTTCTCCAGTATAAAACAGATCAACCCTTTCTCCAGTATAAAACAGATCGACCCTTTCTCCAGTATAAACAGATCGACCCTTTCTCCAGTACAAAACAGCGTCTGA